DNA from Campylobacter sp. RM5004:
TAGTATTTTTTGCATTTTAAAATTAAAGAATTTGAAATAGGAATTATAAGTAATGAAATTAATTACTTTTAGTATTTATAAGATTAAGCTAGGTTTTATCCTAGCTTAATTTTTAGTGTAGTTCTTTCCAGATAGCGTTTTTCCAAGCATATGCTAAAACAGCTAATAGTGCAAAATAAGCCATTATTTTTAAGCCTAAATCTTCTCTTTCAGCTTTTTTGCTATCGCCTACATTTGTAAGGTAAGTTACTATATCATTTTGAGCTTGTTCATTTACACCAACTCTAGGCATTGCAGTTCCTGGAAGTTGTTTTTGTGTATCGTTTATGAACTTATGTAAGTAATCTTCACCTTTTGCACGAATAATTATTGATAAATCAGGAGGAGTTGAACCCATATAATCTTTTAAATCTCCACCATTTACTTTAGCAATAAAGCCATCATATTTTACATCATGGCATCTTCCACAAGCATCATCAAATACGATTTTTCTATTTTCAAATTCAATTTTAGCAGCTTTTTCACTATCGCTTAATTTGCTTGCATTAATTTCACTTGCAATTCTTGCTTTTTTATCATCTAAAGCAGCTTTTCCTATGCTGTTTAAATAAGCTACTAGATTTGCTACTGCTTGTGCGTTTTCATCATTGATACTTCCATCATCTTCTAAGAATGCAGTCATCATAGGATGTGGATTTTCTTCATTGTATTTTTTATGGTTTTTCATTGCTAATGCAGGGTTAATTGAAATAGCCATTAAGAACTTATTATCATAAATAGCACCTGCTGTGCTTAAATCAGGAATGATTATTCCTTGAGCTCCGATACCATCATCTGCATCATTAAATCCTGCAAAACTTGCTCTATGACAGCTTGCACAATTTGCTTCAAAATCAGCTTTACCAGTTTCTACATCACCTTTTAAGCTTGCGATTTTGTCTACATTAGCCCAAAGTTTTTTTGTATCTTCTAATTGTTTAGTAGCTGATTCTATATCTTCTTTTTTGCCACTTGCATTTGCTTTTTCAAGTTCTACTTGAGCTTGAGCAATATCTCCTGCTTTTAGGTCAAAATTTACATTGCTAGTATGCTCGTGCATTTGTGAATGTGCATAAGGCTCAACACCCCAATAAACAATACCTGTAAAAATAACTAATATTGCAAATATTTTTAACTCTTTCATTACTTAGCCTTTCTTTCCATAAGAGTAATTACCGGTAAAACCACTATTAATAGTGCTAAGAATGTAACAGAAGCAACAGTTGCTATTGTATTGTTAATTCCAACAGGAGGTAATTTACCATAAATTGTAAGAACTATCATATCAATTACTAATAACCAAAACCATACAAAGAATGCTCCACGCTTATGTGCAGGTGCAACTACATTTGAGCGGTCTAGGAATGGTAATACAAAGAAAATAACTTGTGCAATACCAAAGCAAGCAAGTCCTATTTCATAAGAAAATCCTCTTAAAATCTCATAGCTCCATAAGAAATACCACTCAGGATAAATATGTGGAGGAGTTTTTAATGCGTTTGCTGGTTCAAAGTTAATTGGATCCATAGCAAAATCATAGTGATAGCAAACTAAGTAAAAATAAAAAATCATAAATAAGCAAACATAGAAAATATCTTTGCATAAAAAGTCAGGCCAAAATGATATAACTTTTGCTTCTTTTTTCTTACCTGCTAAATATTTTTCAGCTTCTAAATCAAAATCAATTTCTTCTGCAATTTCATTATTTACATGTGGAAATCTTAAAGCATAGAAGTGAATTGCAATGAAAGCAATTACAACGATAGGAAGTAAGCAAACATGTAACATGAAAAATCTATTTAATGTAGCATCTCCTACTGCATAATCTCCTCTAATCCATTCAACTAATTCAGCACCAATAAATGGAATACCACCGAAAAGATTAGTAATAACCATTGCTGCCCAGTAGCTCATTTGTCCCCAAGGTAACATATAACCACTAAACGCTTCAGCAGAAAATAATACGAATAATACCATACCACTTATCCAAATTATCTCACGACCTTTTTTATAAGAGCCATAATAAATTCCTGTAAATAAGTGAATATACATGATTAAAAATACAACAGAAGCAGCAACCCCGTGCATATGGCGCCAAAGCCAGCCGTATTCAACTTCTTGCATAATTGTTTTATTAACACTATCAAAAGCTAGTGCAACATCAGGCTTATAATACATTACAAGCAATAAACCTGTTACGAATAAAATGGCAAACATAGTAAGTAAGATTACTCCCATTGCCCAAAGAAAATTAATTTTTTTTGGAATCCAGTATTGTGTCATCATAACTTGCATAAATTTTTTGATTGCAAGTCTTTGATCTAGCCAATCAACAATTCCATTTGATTTTTCAAAATGTGCCATGATTAAGCCTTTCCTGCATTTTTCATAATTTCTTCATACTCTTTACCGATTTCACCTAAAACTAATTTTGTTCCATCTATTGCAAAAGGTGGAATTTCAAGTGGAGTTGGAGGTGGTCCAGCCATATTTTTACCATTTATATCAAATACGCCACCATGACAAGCACAAACAAAGTTTTTATCTTTTTCATGGTAAGCGGGAATACAGCCAAGGTGAGTGCAAAGTCCTATAACAACGGTATATCTAGAATCTCCTGCAACCACATCAGTATTGCTTTCTTCCATATCTTTTGATTTTTTTAGAATGAAAATTGGTTTTTTTCTCCATTCAACTGTTCTTAATTCTCCGTCAGCTAAAGGCGATAAATCAACGGTCGTAAAACCTGCTGCTTTTACACTAGGAAGTGGATCCCAAGTTTTTTTCATACCCACTAGTGTAAAAACACCACCAACAGCCGCAGCAGCGCCTAGGGTAAAGCCCATAAAGCTTCTTCTACTAGCCATAATTATCCTTTCATAAAGTTTGAAAATAAACGTTTAGTTTAGTGAAAATTAGGTAAATATTACAAGTATATGATTATTAATACTTTTGGAATATTATTTGCTCTAGTGCTTGAATAATACTTAACTAAGGAGTTAAAATGGAATTTTATAAATCTAAACCATTAATTGTGAGTGCATTAGCTGGTAGGGATTTAAGAAATAAATTAATTAGTTCAAATATAGCAAATATTGATACTCCTTTTTATAAAGCAAGAGATGTAGATTTTGAAACAATTTTAAATGAAAATGCAAATACGCTTTACAAAACTACACAAGCACCTGCAACAGCAGCAACAAATCCTATGCATTTTGGAATAGGTATGAGTAATAAATTAGCAATTACAAATGAAAGACATTTGCAGCCTTTAGAATTTTCAAATGATAAAAGTGGAACTATTTTTGCTAGAGATGGTCATTTGCAAAGAAATGATGCAAACTCGGTTGATTTAGATGTTGAAACAAGTGAGTTAAGCAAAAACGCTATTATGATTAGCGCACTTGATTCGGTTCTAAAAAAACAAAGCGAAGTTGTAAGAACTATAATAGAAAGTAGTTCTAAATTAAGTTAAGGATAGGTTATGGCATTTTTAAGTGATTTTGATATTAGTGGTTATGGATTAAGCGCTCAAAGGTTTAGAATGAACTTAATTAGCTCAAATATAGCTAATGCAAATACTACAAGAACTAATGAAGGTGGTCCTTACAGAAGGCAAGATGTAGTATTTAAAGCAATCAATTTTGATGATGTTTTAAATGATGAGATAAATTCTAAAAATAGTTTTTTTGAATATGAAAATCCTTTAAATGACCCTGTTAATTTTCCTGAAGCAAAACCTGCAGTAATGGGTGTAGTTGTAGATAAAGTA
Protein-coding regions in this window:
- a CDS encoding c-type cytochrome, which translates into the protein MKELKIFAILVIFTGIVYWGVEPYAHSQMHEHTSNVNFDLKAGDIAQAQVELEKANASGKKEDIESATKQLEDTKKLWANVDKIASLKGDVETGKADFEANCASCHRASFAGFNDADDGIGAQGIIIPDLSTAGAIYDNKFLMAISINPALAMKNHKKYNEENPHPMMTAFLEDDGSINDENAQAVANLVAYLNSIGKAALDDKKARIASEINASKLSDSEKAAKIEFENRKIVFDDACGRCHDVKYDGFIAKVNGGDLKDYMGSTPPDLSIIIRAKGEDYLHKFINDTQKQLPGTAMPRVGVNEQAQNDIVTYLTNVGDSKKAEREDLGLKIMAYFALLAVLAYAWKNAIWKELH
- a CDS encoding Rieske 2Fe-2S domain-containing protein produces the protein MASRRSFMGFTLGAAAAVGGVFTLVGMKKTWDPLPSVKAAGFTTVDLSPLADGELRTVEWRKKPIFILKKSKDMEESNTDVVAGDSRYTVVIGLCTHLGCIPAYHEKDKNFVCACHGGVFDINGKNMAGPPPTPLEIPPFAIDGTKLVLGEIGKEYEEIMKNAGKA
- the flgB gene encoding flagellar basal body rod protein FlgB translates to MEFYKSKPLIVSALAGRDLRNKLISSNIANIDTPFYKARDVDFETILNENANTLYKTTQAPATAATNPMHFGIGMSNKLAITNERHLQPLEFSNDKSGTIFARDGHLQRNDANSVDLDVETSELSKNAIMISALDSVLKKQSEVVRTIIESSSKLS
- a CDS encoding cytochrome bc complex cytochrome b subunit, translating into MAHFEKSNGIVDWLDQRLAIKKFMQVMMTQYWIPKKINFLWAMGVILLTMFAILFVTGLLLVMYYKPDVALAFDSVNKTIMQEVEYGWLWRHMHGVAASVVFLIMYIHLFTGIYYGSYKKGREIIWISGMVLFVLFSAEAFSGYMLPWGQMSYWAAMVITNLFGGIPFIGAELVEWIRGDYAVGDATLNRFFMLHVCLLPIVVIAFIAIHFYALRFPHVNNEIAEEIDFDLEAEKYLAGKKKEAKVISFWPDFLCKDIFYVCLFMIFYFYLVCYHYDFAMDPINFEPANALKTPPHIYPEWYFLWSYEILRGFSYEIGLACFGIAQVIFFVLPFLDRSNVVAPAHKRGAFFVWFWLLVIDMIVLTIYGKLPPVGINNTIATVASVTFLALLIVVLPVITLMERKAK
- the flgC gene encoding flagellar basal body rod protein FlgC, encoding MAFLSDFDISGYGLSAQRFRMNLISSNIANANTTRTNEGGPYRRQDVVFKAINFDDVLNDEINSKNSFFEYENPLNDPVNFPEAKPAVMGVVVDKVVRDDKDFILKYEPNHPDANAKGYVAYPNINPVVEMSNLIEATRAYQANVAAFTSAKTIAQSAIDLLR